One Streptomyces sp. CG4 genomic window, CCGCCCGCCGGGTCGCCGCCGGGCTGTGGCCGGGCCTGCTGGAGGAGGACACCGCCCGCGTGTACGTGCTCGAGGGCGCCGCCGCCGAACGCGACCGGCTCGCCGACGCATGCGTGGACGTCACCGACGGCAGGGCGCTCGTCGTGCGCTGCCCCGCGGTGGACGAACACGTCATCGTTGTCGGCCCGGCCACCGAGGTGGGGGAGCGGCTGCGGTCCCTCGTCACCGACCGGCCCGGCACCTTTCTCGGCGGCAGCCCCCGCCAGCGCCTCGCCCTGACCGCCACCGCCTACGGGCAGGCCGTCACCGCCCTCGCCGTGGCCCGCTTCCGGCCCGACCGGGCCGCCGTCTACGCCGCCCGCACCCGCCCCGCGCAGCTCATGGACCCCGTCGCGCTGCGGGCCTGGGCCGGTGCGGTGCTGCGCCCGCTCGACGCGCTGCCGCACCATGTGCGTGCCGAACTGCTCGCCACCACCCGGCTCGGCCTCGAGTTCACCGCCGTGAGCGCCGCCAAGGTGCTCGGCGTCAGCCGCAACACGGTCCGCGCCCGGATGGACCGGGTCGCCGCACTGCTCGGCGCCGACTTCTCCCGGCTGGCGGTGCGCGCTGTCACCCACGCCGCCCTCAACACCGAGGCCGCGCACGGCCCGTGCGACTCCCGTGGTGCCGCATCCGATCCGCCGTCCCGAGTCCGGCTCACCGAGCTCCTCCGGACGAGCGCGCTCGGGGCCTGGGCCGAAGGGCTCCTCGGCCGGCTCGACGAAGACGGCCGGGACCTGCGCCGTACCCTGCGCGCCTGGACCGGCGCCGACGCGCACGCCGAACGCGCCGCCCAGGTGCTCGGCGTACACGCCCAGACCGTGCGCGAACACCTCCGGGCGGTCGAACCCGTCCTGGAACGCCGGCTGACGGCCGGCGGCACCGACCTGTACGAGGTCGTCCTCGCCCACCTCGTCACCGGCGAACTGCCCGTACCCGACCTCGGCGCCGGGGCCGTACCCGCAGCCGGCGCCGCGAACCCGGACCAACCGGACGCGCCTGTGCACCGGTGAGTGCCGTGCGGGCCGCGCCGGGCACC contains:
- a CDS encoding helix-turn-helix domain-containing protein, whose protein sequence is MPGRPDEGPAFPRPHGGDSAWAQELLDHLRPAGRDPRRLVAWLARTVEAAVGLQDARGGLLAGERLSLDAAVVADVATGRVSAAALDDGVRHVRLVGIRHPGPDPAAAAVLAVARPAPFDRHTADILGHTAGVLELLLRERELAASGRRLRRATADLRLAILQLLMVEDTVSARRVAAGLWPGLLEEDTARVYVLEGAAAERDRLADACVDVTDGRALVVRCPAVDEHVIVVGPATEVGERLRSLVTDRPGTFLGGSPRQRLALTATAYGQAVTALAVARFRPDRAAVYAARTRPAQLMDPVALRAWAGAVLRPLDALPHHVRAELLATTRLGLEFTAVSAAKVLGVSRNTVRARMDRVAALLGADFSRLAVRAVTHAALNTEAAHGPCDSRGAASDPPSRVRLTELLRTSALGAWAEGLLGRLDEDGRDLRRTLRAWTGADAHAERAAQVLGVHAQTVREHLRAVEPVLERRLTAGGTDLYEVVLAHLVTGELPVPDLGAGAVPAAGAANPDQPDAPVHR